Sequence from the Helianthus annuus cultivar XRQ/B chromosome 13, HanXRQr2.0-SUNRISE, whole genome shotgun sequence genome:
TCTTCATTCTCACGAGACAATTCTTCTAGCGATTTACCCTTAGGTTCCGGGACCAAAAACGTGAACGCCATGCCCAACAGGTTGATCACACCGAGAACGATGAGAGAGTACCTGATTCCGATACCGGTAGGGTAGCCTGCGTCGGTCTTTTTAGGGTCTCTACTCTGGGCAGCGTAGAGAAACCCGTAGGCGCCAACGATGGCGCCTGCTTTTCCAGCTGCCGCGGAAATACCGTGGCAGGTGGAGCGGAGTCTGGCCGGGAATATCTCGGCCGGGACCACGAAAGTGGTCGCGTTAGGGCCGAAGTTGGCGAAAAAGAATGTTAGAGCGTACATGACAACGAAGCCGATACGGTTGTCGTGCAAGGTCCAGTGGTGGTATGGAATGGCGAGAGCGAACATGAAGACCGTCATGAAGAAGAATCCACCGAGTTGGATGGTGAAACGACCGATGATATCAATGAACAAAACGGTGAACCAGTAGCCGGGGACAGTACTGCAAAGGGCGATAAGGGTTTGAGCTTTTGCCACCTTGTAAACCTCGCCAACGGCGCTCATTGTGGCCGCTGGAGGGATCCACCCGATACTGCTTAAGACGTCTTTTTGGAAGAGGTTTTGTGAGTAGAAAGCGATGTCGAGTAAAAACCAAGTGGAAGTGGTTCCGAGCAAGTGGAGCCCGTGGCGACGGGCAAATTCTTTCGAAAACAATCCGAATGAGTTTGAAGTATCTTGAGCAATTTTCTCCACCTTCTGCTCTTCGGCGTCGATCTCAACTTGTAAAACCCGAGCCATGTCAGCGGCTGCTTGTTTAGCGTTTTTGGCCACTAAAGCGGTGTAACGTGCAGTTTCTGGCATTTTCATACGCCAGTAGTAAGTCAGGGCCGCCGGGATCGCACCGAACATAAGTATAATACGCCAGATGTAGTCCGCCTGTGGGACTGTGGACCCTAATTTGTCTGTTGCATAGGAAGGAGCATTAAACGCGTGGTCAAAACCAGCCGACACGATTAATGCTACAATCCCACTAGCCAAGATCCCAAACCCTTGCATAGCAAAAACCGCAGCGATAAACGCACCACGCGTTTTCTTATTAGCGTATTCCGACATAATTGTAGCCGAGAGCGGATAATCACCACCAATCCCAAACCCTAGCCAAAACCTAAAGAAACAAAGGGTGGCCATGACACCTTTGGCTTCATTCCCAAAAGAGAGGCCAGAGGCAAAGGAGCATATAACCATGAGAGCCAAAGTCATACCATACACTCTCTTTCGGCCCATCTTGTCACCAAGCCACCCGAAGAAGAGTTGACCACATAGAGTTCCGACAAGGGCGACACCGGTAACCGATGAAGCCACCCCGGGCGGTAGTGTTCCAGGCTTGGGTCCATCTTTGTGGTAGTAAATACGGCCAAGCAATCTCGTGACAAGGGATATCGCGAAAAGATCATAGGCGTCCGTGAAGAAACCCATTCCCGCGATCACGATGGCCGTGAAATGGTACATTTGTGTCTTGGCTGAATCAAGAACACTAAGCACTTGAAGTTGCTCTCGAGCCATGGCTACTCTCTTCTTCAGACACTATACCAGCCTGCAAACAAATGAACAAATGTTGTGTACGTTTAGACACTTTTAACATGTTATCTAATTAAAAGATATTGTGTACGTTTAGACACACTTTTAACATGTTATCTGATTAAAAAATGTTGTGTACGTTTAGAGACACTTTAACATGTTATCTAGTTAAGTTAAATATCTAATCTATATCTATAACTAACTAATAAAATAATACGTAAAATTATTGGAAAAAAATATTTTGTATATAACTTTTCATACAAATATCTAACATGTTAATCAAGAGTTTTTTAGATGTAACATcgttatctatactatataataaaagaaacaatgGAGGGACACTTGTTATTATtctttaatttaaattattaaatattaattaaattaatataaatgtTATAATCTCTAAATTATTGGCATAAACTTATCTTCAAATCGTAAAGTCTTATCTAAACTAAAAAACATTGTTTCACTTAAGATAGATAAATATgcatattatttattgttaatgttattattgttaactaTGCGAAATTATACGAAACAACTTATTAATCAGACCAAAATTATAAAATAGTATTtaccaaatttaaaaaaatgataaaaaattCATTTtgatttaaaaagatttttttaacaatagataaatccgtgtaatacacatggtttttaaatatataacatttttttattatttgttgtataaaattagatttattcaacccgtacaatacatggagttttttttaatataactttttttcattatttagtatataaaattacatttcttccacccgtaaatacacatggtttttttaaaatataattttttattgtttggtatataaaattacatttattcaaactgCACAATAAacgaggttcttaaagatataacttttttattatttaatataaaaaattatatttactcaacacgtgtaataaatttggtttttaaaatatattgttcttttatttagtatataaaattacatttattcaacccgttatGATTATATATATTGTACAATCGTGCGTAATATGGTGAGCTCCATGAGATGGATGCTTTTATGCTACTTATggtttcattattttattttcaaatattcttTTGGGTGTAACATTTAAAAATATATCAAATGGGTCAAGCAGATCAAATTTGGCATGAGT
This genomic interval carries:
- the LOC110900001 gene encoding low affinity inorganic phosphate transporter 1, with the translated sequence MAREQLQVLSVLDSAKTQMYHFTAIVIAGMGFFTDAYDLFAISLVTRLLGRIYYHKDGPKPGTLPPGVASSVTGVALVGTLCGQLFFGWLGDKMGRKRVYGMTLALMVICSFASGLSFGNEAKGVMATLCFFRFWLGFGIGGDYPLSATIMSEYANKKTRGAFIAAVFAMQGFGILASGIVALIVSAGFDHAFNAPSYATDKLGSTVPQADYIWRIILMFGAIPAALTYYWRMKMPETARYTALVAKNAKQAAADMARVLQVEIDAEEQKVEKIAQDTSNSFGLFSKEFARRHGLHLLGTTSTWFLLDIAFYSQNLFQKDVLSSIGWIPPAATMSAVGEVYKVAKAQTLIALCSTVPGYWFTVLFIDIIGRFTIQLGGFFFMTVFMFALAIPYHHWTLHDNRIGFVVMYALTFFFANFGPNATTFVVPAEIFPARLRSTCHGISAAAGKAGAIVGAYGFLYAAQSRDPKKTDAGYPTGIGIRYSLIVLGVINLLGMAFTFLVPEPKGKSLEELSRENEEEIEPTSNTSNRTVPV